One Triticum dicoccoides isolate Atlit2015 ecotype Zavitan chromosome 4B, WEW_v2.0, whole genome shotgun sequence genomic window carries:
- the LOC119295303 gene encoding amino acid permease 3-like, which produces MEKKQASYGKGAARMAPMEVSVEAGNGRESDWLDDDGRPRRSGTVWTASAHIITAVIGSGVLSLAWAIAQLGWVAGPAIMLLFALVIYYTSTLLAECYRSGDPETGKRNYTYMDAVRSYLPGTKVKLCGVIQYANLVGVAIGYTIAASISMRAIGRADCFHYHDVRGRSGKDECKSSSNPYMIVFGVVQILFSQIPDFDQIWWLSIVAAVMSFTYSTIGLGLGIAQTVANGGIQGSLTGLSVGPGVTSMQKVWRSLQAFGNIAFAYSYSIILIEIQDTVKAPPPSEAKVMKKATGISVATTTVFYMLCGCMGYAAFGDAAPDNLLTGFGFYEPFWLLDVANAAIVLHLVGAYQVFCQPLFAFVEKWAAARWPDSAFIARELRVGPFAISVFRLTWRTAFVCLTTVVSMLLPFFGDVVGLLGAVAFWPLTVYFPVEMYIVQRGVRRGSTRWVCLKMLSAACLVVSVAAAAGSIADVIGELKEYRPFSG; this is translated from the exons ATGGAGAAGAAGCAGGCGAGCTACGGGAAGGGCGCGGCCAGGATGGCGCCGATGGAGGTGTCGGTGGAGGCCGGGAACGGCAGGGAGTCCGACTGGCTTGACGACGACGGGCGCCCGCGTCGGTCGGGCACGGTGTGGACGGCGAGCGCCCACATCATCACCGCCGTCATCGGCTCGGGCGTCCTCTCGCTGGCGTGGGCCATCGCCCAGCTCGGCTGGGTGGCGGGCCCCGCCATCATGCTCCTGTTCGCGCTCGTCATCTACTACACCTCCACGCTCCTCGCCGAGTGCTACCGCTCCGGCGACCCGGAGACCGGCAAGCGCAACTACACCTACATGGACGCCGTCCGCTCCTACCTCCCGGGCACCAAGGTGAAGCTCTGCGGCGTCATCCAGTACGCCAACCTCGTCGGCGTCGCCATCGGCTACACCATCGCCGCCTCCATCAGCATGCGGGCGATCGGGAGGGCGGACTGCTTCCATTACCACGACGTCAGGGGCCGCAGCGGGAAGGACGAGTGCAAGAGCTCCAGCAACCCGTACATGATCGTCTTCGGGGTCGTGCAGATCCTCTTCTCGCAGATACCGGACTTCGACCAGATATGGTGGCTCTCCATCGTCGCCGCCGTCATGTCCTTCACCTACTCCACCATCGGGCTCGGCCTCGGCATCGCGCAGACCGTCGCCAACGGTGGCATCCAGGGCAGCCTCACCGGCCTCAGCGTCGGCCCGGGCGTGACCTCCATGCAAAAGGTGTGGCGCAGCCTTCAGGCCTTCGGCAACATTGCCTTCGCCTACTCCTACTCCATCATCCTCATCGAAATCCAG GACACGGTGAAGGCGCCGCCGCCGTCGGAGGCGAAGGTGATGAAGAAGGCGACGGGGATAAGCGTGGCGACGACGACGGTGTTCTACATGCTGTGCGGGTGCATGGGGTACGCGGCGTTCGGCGACGCGGCGCCCGACAACCTCCTCACGGGGTTCGGCTTCTACGAGCCCTTCTGGCTGCTGGACGTCGCCAACGCCGCCATCGTGCTGCACCTCGTCGGCGCCTACCAGGTCTTCTGCCAGCCCCTCTTCGCCTTCGTCGAGAAgtgggcggcggcgaggtggcccgACAGCGCCTTCATCGCCCGGGAGCTCCGCGTGGGACCCTTCGCCATCAGCGTCTTCCGGCTCACCTGGCGCACGGCCTTCGTCTGCCTCACCACCGTCGTCTCCATGCTGCTCCCCTTCTTCGGCGACGTCGTGGGGCTCCTCGGCGCCGTCGCGTTCTGGCCGCTCACCGTCTACTTCCCCGTCGAGATGTACATCGTGCAGCGCGGCGTGCGACGGGGGAGCACGCGGTGGGTTTGCCTCAAGATGCTCAGCGCCGCCTGCCTCGTCGTGTCCGTCGCCGCCGCGGCCGGGTCCATAGCCGACGTCATCGGCGAGCTCAAGGAGTACCGGCCGTTCAGCGGCTGA